TTTGTGAAACGAAATAGGCCACCCGATCCTTCAGCTCGGCTTTGATGGTGTCTATGGCACGGCGCAAGGTGGCCTTGTCCGTAACAAAATGGCTTGCCGGGAAAATGGTTGCTTTTGCCATCCGGTTTACAACAATTCCCCTAAGCGGATCGATCTCGGCAAGGCAATCGATCTGATCCCCAAAAAACTCGATCCGTAACGCCTTGTCTTCTTCATATGCCGGAAAGATCTCCACGCGATCTCCCCGTACCCTGAAAGTTCCCCGGTGAAAATCAACATCATTTCGTTCATATTGCATATCCACCAGGCCGCGAAGGAGTTTTTCACGGCTTAATTCCCCATCGGTTTTAAGGTTGATGCGCATGCCCAGGTAGTCTTCCGGGGCACCCAAGCCGTAAATACACGACACGCTGGCCACCACGATCACGTCTTGACGCGACAGAACGGATCTGGTCGCGCTGTGCCGCAGCTTATCGATCATTTCGTTGATGGAAGAGTCTTTCTGAATGTAGGTATCACTGGCGGGAATATAGGCTTCCGGTTGATAATAGTCGTAGTAGCTGACAAAATATTCGACGGCGTTAAATGGAAACAACGACCGAAACTCGTTATACAACTGCGCAGCCAAGGTTTTATTCGGGGCGATCACCAGGGCCGGTTTTTCAACAGAGGCAATCACATGTGCCATGGTAAAGGTTTTCCCCGAGCCGGTCACGCCCAACAATACCCGGTGCGCTTCACCGGATAATATACTGCGGCTGAGTTCGGCGATAGCGGCGGGCTGATCGCCTTTGGGTGTAAAAGGCGAGGTAAGTTCGAATAACGGCATGAAGGTTCTCAGAGTTTCTTCTGGCCATCGCGTTTTGGGGTTAATCAACCTTCCAGGTCGTACCTTCGGGACCGTCCTTTATGGTCACCTTCAATTCGGCCAACCGGTCTCTGATTTGATCCGCCTTTGCCCAGTCCTTGGCTTTTCGCGCTGCTTGTCTCTCCTGAATCATCGTTTCAATTTTAACGGGGTCGATCTTTGTTTCGGTAAGAGCTCGTTCCCGTTTTTTGCTAAAATAATCGTTCCACGATTCAGTCAACAACCCGAGCACATTCCCCATTCGTTTTATTTCAAAAACGGCGGTTTCGACAAATTCAATATGATCCACCGCGTCAGTGCCCCTGTTTTCATCCAATAGACGGTTGATGGCGCGAACAGCCTCAAAAAGGATACCGATGCCCAGCGCGGAATTAAAATCATCATCCATGGCCTGTTTAAATCGCTGCCAATAAATGTCGGCATCGGAGGCCTGCTTTATCGCACCGGGCAACTCTTTTTCAACTCGCTCAAGCAGGGCGTATATTTTATCCAGCGCACTATCGGCTTCTTCCATGGCTTTTCCCGTGAAATCAACCGGGCTTCGGTAATGGTTGGACAGGAGAAACAAACGAACCGCCTCCGGGTGAAAGGATTTCAATACATCGCGAATCAATAAAAAATTTCCAAGGGATTTGGACATTTTTTCATGATCAATATTAACGAATCCATTATGGATCCAGTATCTGGCAAAGGGTTTGCCGTTGGCGGCTTCGGATTGGGCAATTTCATTTTCATGATGGGGAAAAATCAAATCCTTTCCTCCGCCGTGAATATCAAAGGTTTGCCCCAGATAGGAGGAACTCATGGCCGAGCATTCGATATGCCAGCCGGGCCGGCCCTTTCCCCATGGGCTTTCCCAAAATGGCTCCCCGGGTTTGGCAGCTTTCCAGAGTGCAAAATCAAACGGATTGTGTTTTCGGGTGTCGACATCCACCCGAGCACCGGCTTCCATATCCTCTAACTTCCGGCCCGAAAGTTTTCCATAGCCGTCAAAGGACTTCACTGAAAAAAATACATCGCCATCAATCCTGTAGGCAAAGTTTTTTTCTATTAAGGCTTCGATAATATGGATAATATGTGCGATATGATCTGTGGCTTTCGGTTCGATGGTCGCTCGTCGCACATAGAGCGCATCCATATCGTTATAAAATTCAGCAATGTACTTTTCCGCGATAATTTTGTAATCCGTATTGAGTTTCTGTGCCCGCTGAATAATTTTATCGTCCACGTCGGTGAAATTCCGGACATAAGTCACATCATATCCACAAGCTTCGAAATATCGAATGATAACGTCAAAGACAACCGCGGATCGCGCATGGCCGATATGGCAACTATCATAGACTGTCGGTCCGCAGACATACATGGAGACCTTTCCGGCCTGAAGCGGTTCGAAATGTTCTTTTTTTCTGGTAAGCGTATTATAAATACGGATCGACATTCTTTTTTCCTTATCGAGTAACCCTCAGCATCCTGTTCGGCCATACGATGCGCTTGGATTAAATTGATTTTAAATGTTTACAAAATATAAGCTGAGTTGTGGCTGAATCAAGTCTCGTTATCAGGTTCCCGCCGACGAATCAGTACGGTGCACATGGCGGCGATCCCATCACCTTTTCCGATATAACCAAGCCCTTCCGTCGTGGTCGCCTTGATATTGACCTGATCTTCGTTCACCCCCAACGCTGTCGCAATTCTTTGACGCATAAGGAGGCGATGGGGAGACATTTTGGGTGCTTGCGCCAATATAACGGCATCGAGGTTTTCGATCAAATAGGCGTGATCAGATAGGATATCTCTAGTTTGTTCCAGCAAGCGAATACTATTGATATTCTGATATTCAAGGGCGGTATCCGGAAAATGCACACCGATATCATCTAAGCCGGCCGCACCCAACAATGCGTCACAAATTGCATGAATCAACACATCTGCATCCGAATGGCCCAACAACCCTTTTTCATAAGGAATGGCTACACCGCCGATGACCAGTTTTCGTCCCGGAACCAACCGATGGACATCATATCCCGTTCCGACCCGCATAGATTTATTTCCGATCGATGAATTGATCAATAAGCATCCGCGCCGGAGTGCGCGAGAAACAGACTGTTAACATAAATAGGGGGATACGTAAAGCCGACCAGATAGTCGATCGACCGGCGCCAATCACGGCAAGGTTATAGGGTGATGGCGGCATATTCATTTTTTTATTCTCACTTAAATCTCATTCGAGGCGATATTTCTATTTTTACAATGCGGTCAATCGTGAAGGATGAGACCGGATGGTAATTGCTCTCCAAAAATCGC
The genomic region above belongs to Desulfobacterales bacterium and contains:
- the cysS gene encoding cysteine--tRNA ligase, with amino-acid sequence MSIRIYNTLTRKKEHFEPLQAGKVSMYVCGPTVYDSCHIGHARSAVVFDVIIRYFEACGYDVTYVRNFTDVDDKIIQRAQKLNTDYKIIAEKYIAEFYNDMDALYVRRATIEPKATDHIAHIIHIIEALIEKNFAYRIDGDVFFSVKSFDGYGKLSGRKLEDMEAGARVDVDTRKHNPFDFALWKAAKPGEPFWESPWGKGRPGWHIECSAMSSSYLGQTFDIHGGGKDLIFPHHENEIAQSEAANGKPFARYWIHNGFVNIDHEKMSKSLGNFLLIRDVLKSFHPEAVRLFLLSNHYRSPVDFTGKAMEEADSALDKIYALLERVEKELPGAIKQASDADIYWQRFKQAMDDDFNSALGIGILFEAVRAINRLLDENRGTDAVDHIEFVETAVFEIKRMGNVLGLLTESWNDYFSKKRERALTETKIDPVKIETMIQERQAARKAKDWAKADQIRDRLAELKVTIKDGPEGTTWKVD
- the ispF gene encoding 2-C-methyl-D-erythritol 2,4-cyclodiphosphate synthase, which translates into the protein MRVGTGYDVHRLVPGRKLVIGGVAIPYEKGLLGHSDADVLIHAICDALLGAAGLDDIGVHFPDTALEYQNINSIRLLEQTRDILSDHAYLIENLDAVILAQAPKMSPHRLLMRQRIATALGVNEDQVNIKATTTEGLGYIGKGDGIAAMCTVLIRRREPDNET